The Oscillatoria acuminata PCC 6304 genomic interval CGCAAATCACTCTTAACACCACAAGGGGTTTGATTTGAAATCATGGGTCAGTCCTCATTGAATGATATAGGGGCCTTCAACTGGAAAGTTATACCAAATCCGGTTGGTAATAGTCGGTTTTTGCTTTGAGCCTGCGTAGGCAGGCTTTGTTCGTATAGCCCCAGGCTTGAGCCTGCGGGTTTTTGCAGACCTTTGGCAACCGGATTCCGTATTAGTCTGTGTATGGTTTTATGCATGAATGACTCTTTGACCTTCACAGAATAGGAGTCAAGTCTTCTCCTCGGTGACCCAATCTGACCCCGAAGTGACTTGTTTCGCTCACCTTCCCCGTGATCCCATGCGGTTTTGTCACTGCCCTAAGTTCGAGAATCGGCTATAATTTTGAAGAACGTAAGAAGCAATCACCTGGCAATTTTGGGTAGAGTTAAATCATGCTAGAACTTCACTGTCACACAACCTATTCCGATGGGACCTTGACCCCGACTGAATTGGTCGATCGCGCAGTGGCCGCAGGGGTCCGGGCCTTAGCAATTACGGACCATGATACTATGTCCGGATGGCCGGAAGCGATCGCCGCTGCCGAATCTCAAGCGGTCGAAATCGTTCCCGGACTGGAACTGAGTACCGTGCATAACGGGCGATCGCTGCATATTTTAGGCTTTTATCCTGACCGAGAAAAATTACAACAACCCTTAAACCAACGACTGCAAGGCCGAATTGACCGCGCCCAACAAACCCTGGACAAATTAGCCGCCCTCGGCTATCCGGTGGAATTACCCCCCTCAAAAGGTGGAATGGCCCCCGGACGTCCCCACATCGCCGCCGCCTTACTCAAAGCCGGTTATATTCAAACCTGTCAAGAAGCCTTTGAACGCTGGATTGGAGAAGACAAACCCGCCTACGTTCATTATGAAAAATTTTCTATTCAAGATGGGATTAATCTCTTGCGTAGCTGTGGTGCTGTTCCTGTCTGGGCGCATCCCTATTTGTTTCGCGGTGGACCTGTGGAAACCGTTTTAAAAGAAATGGTCGAAGCGGGTTTAATGGGGGTTGAAGTCTATCATCCTCATCATACCCCTAGTCAAGTCGATAAATTAGAACAATTTTGTGCAGAATATGGGCTATTGATGACCGGCGGCAGTGACTATCATGGACCCAGTATTGATGGTAAACAATCCAGTCAACTCAATCAATTTCATTTGCCGTTAGAGTTGCTCGAACCCCTGCAAGCAGCCGCTCAACAATTGCGGTAATTTCTGGGAAAATTTCTATGAAAATTATATCCTTAAACCATCTGCCCCTAGAATCTGTTTCCCATAATCCAGCTATTCAAAAAAAAGTGATGCTCAAGGCTGGAGAACTGCCCCACCTTACCAATTTTTCCCAGGCCAAATTTGCTCCAGGTCAAGTGGCTGCTGCCCATGTTCATGGTGATATGTGTGAGGTGTTTTTTGTCTCTGAAGGTTCAGGATTAATTCGCGTCAATGGCACAGATTATCCTATAGAAATGGGAACTTGCATTGCTATAGAACCGGGAGAGTTTCATGAAGTTGTGAATAATAGTTCCGATGATTTAATTTTGACTTATTTTGGCTTGAAAATTGCATCCCATTAAAATTATTATGGAAGGAGGAGGGATGGATAGGGAGTCTTGCAGGAGTTGCCCCATTTCTACAAGACTCCCTCCAGTCAGGTCCAAGAAACCCTGTTTGGGAGCATCTCAATTTGTTCAAGAGACCTAACCCCCCAGCCCCCTTCCCTAGGAGGGAAGGGGGAGCAAGATGTGTAAATTTCCCTAGGAGGGAAGGGGGAGCAAGATGTGTAAATTCCCCTTTTAGGCAAATTGAGATGCTCCCCCCTGTTTTTGCTTCTATTGGGGTTGTGATTCGTAAATTTTCGGTTAACAAACTCGGGTTTTAATCGGTAGGGGACTGACCCTATGGCGTCAGGGGAAATGCCTATTTATTTGTTGTAGCAACAGTGCGATTCAATTCCCATCCAGTGAGGGCAAATCAACTTAAATAGGGTACTCTTTTTTAAGAGAGGGATGAAAAAGGCAGGTTACCGGGTAATTTGTCGTTCATTGCTTGCGTCAAATCTATAAAAATTACTTTATGTCAAGCCCTGTGGGTCTGAAAATTCTGTGGGTTGAGAATACCCTGAACAAAGATAAACCCATTGAAACACTTTTATTCGCATCTGCAACCTTGAGAAGCGAGTTAACTTGCATCGATTCTGTAGAGGCGGCGATCGCCCAATTAAAACAACAGCGGTTTGATGCGATCGTCCTGGAGTTGTCTGGGGACGAGATTAGGGAACTCGATCGCCTGCATCACTTGTATGAGCAGTCCTGGATGAGAGAATTCCCAGGGTCGAGCACCCACCCAGTCCCCGGAATTGTGGCGGTGATTGAAGGGGAGGATGAAGAATTTGCTTTAAAGGCGATCGCCGCTGGAGCAGTAGGCTGTTTGTTTACCTCGGAACTCACTGAACCCTTGCTGATGCGGACGATCCAACGGGGGATTCAGCATAGGGACCGGCTCATCCGCGATCGCCAGCTTGAACCGCCCCAAAAACGCCTTGTTCAGCGACAAAATGACGCTCTCTTAGCCCTCACGACCTCTCAGCGAGGCAAAGAGGGAGATTTTACAAAAATCTGCCAGGAGATAACCGAAGTCGCGGCACAAACCCTAGAAGTAGAACGAGTGAGTATTTGGTGGTATAATAGCGACCGCTCGGCGATTCGATGTGTAAATTTGTTCGAGAGTCGCGAGCAACGGCATTCTGACGGACTTGAACTGTTTGCTCATCAGTATCCTAACTATTTCCAGGCCCTAGCCAGCAACCGGGCGATCGCGGCGGATGACGCTCATACCCATCCCGCAACCCGAGAATTTTCTGATGGTTATCTCACCCCCTTGGGAATTGCCTCCATGCTGGATGCACCCATTCGTTTGGGGGGTCGCGTGGTGGGGGTCCTCTGTTGCGAACAAATGGAAATCCGGCGAAATTGGTTGCTCGAAGATCAACAACTGATCTCCTCCCTCGCTGACTTTGTAGCCTTAGGCATGGAAGAGTGCCAACGGTTTCGGGTCCAGGAAGAATTACGACATTATCAGGAACATTTAGAGCAATTAGTTGCCGATCGCACTGCAAAATTACAAGACACCAATCAGCAATTACAAGCAGAAATCGAACAACGCCAGCAAACTGAATTAGCCCTCCGCAACAGCGAATCTAAATATCGCTCCGTAGTCGATCACATTAAAGAAGTCATTTTTCAAACCGATCAACGAGGATGTTGGATTTTTCTTAATCCGGCTTGGACCGAAATGACTGGATTTACCCTAGAAGAAAGCCTTGGACAACCCTTTTTAGCCTTTATTGTCGAGGAAGATCGGTCCCGGGGTGAGGAAGGATTGGACTTACTTACTAATGACCCACTGCACTATAATTGCTTTGAAATTCAACTTTGGACCCAAGATAAACAGCGGCGATGGGTTCATGTTTGTGGCAGTCATTACTTGGATGAAGCGGGAACCGTTTTGGGCCTGTATGGGACCCTGGATGATATCACCGAACGCAAGCAAGTGGAGCAAGCCTTGCGGGAAAGTGAAGAACGCTTTCGAGCCATTGCTCAAGGAACTTCAGTTCCCTTACTAATTAGCCAGATTTCTGATGGCACGATTGTCTATGCCAATCAACTCCTGGAGGAACTTTTGGGGTTGTCACTCTCGGAGTTAATCGGCCAAAGAACTCCGGACTTTTATGTGAATCCCAGCGATCGCGCAGTCATGCTGGCTCAACTCAAGAAAGAGCGATTTCTTTCCGGGTATGAATTGCATATCAAAAAGGCTAATGGTACTCCATTTTGGGTTTTAATTTCTATTCAGTTTATTACCTTTAATGGCGAAGCCGCCATGTTGACCACGTTATCGGATATTACCTACCGCAAACAAGCGGAAGAAGCGATCCGAGACAGCGAACGTAAATATCGAGATTTAGTCAACACCTCACAAGATTTAATTTGGTCCGTGAATCAAGCCGGTTGTTGGACGTTTTTGAATCCGGCAACTCGGCATATTTATGGCTATGAACCCGAGGAAATGTTAGGGCGTCTCTTTACCGAATTTCAGCCCCCCCTGGCGGCCCAAACCGATTGGCAAATTTTTCAGCAATTGTTAGCGGGTCAGTCCTATTCTCAGTATGAAACGGAACATTTTCGTAAAGATGGCAGCACCATTTATCTCAGCTTTAATGCCGTAGCTTTCCATGATGAACAGGGAAATGTATTGGGAGTAACAGGGACGGCGACAAATATAACCGAACGGAAGCGGACTGAAGACACATTGCGAGAGCAATCGCAACAAGCAACCCTTGGGGCGGAAGTCGGCGTTGCTCTCACTCAGGTGGGAAGTTTGCGTCAGATACTCCAACGGTGTGCGGTGGAGATAGTCCGCCATTTGGATTCCGCCTGTGTTGCTATCTGGACTTTGGATTCCGGTCAAAACTTGGAATTGCAAGCCAGTGCCGGACTCTGTATGCCTCCGGAGGGCGATCGCACCCCTCTGTGTCAATTTAATCCCCAACAAATTGCCGAATTACGCCAAGTTTACTGGAGCAATGATGCTCTCACTCTTCCCGGTGCGGGCGACTGGTTGCAGCAATCTGAACTCGTGGCTTTTGCCGGCTATCCGTTGATTGTGGATGATCTCGTAGTGGGGGTTATGGAAATTTTTGCTAACTCCCCCTTAACGGAAACCACCCTGGAATATCTCAGTACCCTCGCCGATCGCATGGCGATCGGGATTGATCGCAAGCAAGCGGATTTAGAGCAACGCATGGCAACCGAACGCCTGCAATATTTGCTCCGGTCCAGTCCCGCAGTGATTTACAGCCGCAAAGCCACCGGGGACCACGCGGTCACGTTTATTAGTGACAATGTGAGCGCGTTGTTGGGTTACGACCCCAAGGAATTTATAGAAAACCCCAACTTTTGGGGAAATCGCGTTCATCCGGAGGAATCCAGTCGCCTCCAAGCCGGTTGGACTCACTTGTTGGAGTGGGGGACAAACCGGGATGAATACCGTTTTCAACATCAAAAAGGGGAATGGCGATGGATGCGAGACGAACAGAAATTAGTCCGGGATGAAGCGGGAAATCCCTTAGAAATTGTCGGATACTGGGCCGATATCAGCGATCGCAAATTCGCCGAATCCGCCTTACTGGAAACCAGTGCGCGTCTGGATAACATTCTCAGTTCTATTGATGATACTTTGTGGTCGGTATCTGTGCCTAACCGAACCCTTTTATATATGAATCAGGCGGCTGAAAAAATTTACGGTCGGAAAGTGGAAGAGTTTTTTAATAATCCCAATCTTTGGGCCACTGTGATTCATCCCGAAGACTCGGCACAACTAGAACCTTTGTTTGATATTCTCACATCTCCCCAAAGTAAAGATATCGAATACCGGATTGTGCGACCTGACGGAGAAATTCGCTGGCTGCGCGATCGCTCTCGAATTATTTATGACACCTCCGGTACTCCCATCCGCATTGATGGTCTCGCCACGGATATTACGGAACGCAAGCGCTACGAAGCTGCACTCGAACAAGAACGTCAACAATTACGGCAAATTGTCACTCATGCTCCGGTGGCGATGGCGATGTTTGACCGGGAAATGTGCTATCTTGCCTATAGCGATCGCTGGTGTCTGGATTATCAAATTCCTGATCAGTCGCTCTTAGGCCGCAGTTATTATGAAATTTTCCCCAACCTTACCCCCCGGTGGAGAAACATCCATCAACAGGCACTCACGGGAACGGTGATGTCCAGTTCCGAAGATGTCTGGGAAAATGCCGATGGTAGCCAGCGTTATGTGAGTTGGGCAATTCATCCCTGGTATTCCCCTGATATGGCGATCGGGGGAATTGTGATGGTGAGCAGTGAGATTAATGAATTAGTTAAGGCTCGGGAACAAGCCCTAGAAGCCGCTCGACTCAAATCCCAATTTCTGGCAAACATGAGTCACGAAATTCGGACTCCCATGAATGGGGTTTTAGGTATGACAGAATTGTTGCTCCGAACCCAACTCACGGAACAACAACAGGACTTTGTAAAAACCTTGAAAATCAGCGGAGAAAATTTATTAACCCTGATTGATGATATCCTCGACTTCTCCAAACTAGAAGCCGGAGAAATGCGCCTAGATCACCATGAATTTGACTTAAATCGCACCCTAGAGGATACGGTTGATTTATTTACTTTGTCGGCAGCTTCTAAAGAAATTGAATTAGCATTCCTGGTTGCTCTCGATGTTCCTCGATATCTAAAAGGCGATGCCAGTCGGCTGCGGCAAATCCTCACCAATCTACTGGGAAATGCCATCAAATTTACGGAACGGGGAGAAGTGGTGATTACGGTCAACAGAGCAGACTCAACACCGGAACAATCCTTGGAAGCGCCGGATGGAGCAGCCCGATTGAGCCTAACCTTTTCAGTTCGGGATAGTGGGATTGGGATTGGTCCTAGCGACTGCAAAAAACTCTTTCAATCCTTCTCCCAAGTGGACACTTCAACCACTCGCAAATATGGAGGAACTGGCTTAGGATTAGCCATCTGCAAGCAGTTAACTCAGTTGATGGGCGGTGAAATTGGCGTGGAAAGTCAACTGGGTGTTGGTTCAATTTTTTGGTTTACAGTGCAATTTGAACGGGTGGAAACCATACCTCCAAATCTAGGCTTTACTCAACCCTCATCCTTAGATGCTGCCGGATCCATTCTCCGGGGAAAAAAGCTATTAATTGTTGATGATTCTCCCATTAATCGCCAAGTTGTGCGCCAGCAAGCGAGTCACTGGGGGATGGAGGTATCCGAAGCCGAAGATGGGTTGGAGGCGATTAAACTCTTGCGAAAAGCCGTATCAACGGGAAATCCTTTTACTCTGGCTTTGTTGGATATGCAAATGCCCAAAATGGACGGAGAAATTCTCGGGCAACTCATTCTCACGGACCCCCTGTTAGCCACCACGTCCTTGATTATGATGACTTCGATTAATGAGAGTTATCAGGCTCGAAAATTTTTAGATTTGGGGTTTTCTGCCTATTTGATTAAGCCCATTAAAGAAGCGCGGTTGCTGGAATGTTTGATTCGAGGGATTAGTTCAGATGGGTACGAGGGTTCTTCTTTAAGCGCTGCTGAGAGTGGGGTTGCTGCCTCTGCGGTTCCGGGGAACAACTGGGAACCGGAAGAAATAAAGGCGTTAAATATTTTGTTAGTGGAAGATACCCGCATCAATCAAAAAGTGGTTTTGAATCAGTTAGAATCCCTAGGATTTGAGGCGGATTGTGCGAATAATGGACAAGAAGCACTAGACAAAATGCAGGTTAAAGAGTATAATTTGGTGTTCATGGACTGTCAAATGCCCGTATTAGATGGGTATGACGCCACCCGAGCCATTCGCCACAGAGAAGGAGACCGCCGACATATGGTGGTGATTGGGTTGACGGCCTACGCAATGGAAGGCGATCGCCAAAAATGTCTGGCAGCCGGCATGGATGATTATCTCACGAAACCCGTGTCTGTCAAAGATTTACAACGGGCGATCAGACAGTGGACCCACCCTAGCCCGACTCATGCGATCGCCTCCCCCGGGAACCAGACCCCCACTGAGGGTCCCTCAGTGGGAGGTGAACCGCCCATTGATGAAAAACATCTACTAGAGGTCGCCCGA includes:
- a CDS encoding PHP domain-containing protein, whose product is MLELHCHTTYSDGTLTPTELVDRAVAAGVRALAITDHDTMSGWPEAIAAAESQAVEIVPGLELSTVHNGRSLHILGFYPDREKLQQPLNQRLQGRIDRAQQTLDKLAALGYPVELPPSKGGMAPGRPHIAAALLKAGYIQTCQEAFERWIGEDKPAYVHYEKFSIQDGINLLRSCGAVPVWAHPYLFRGGPVETVLKEMVEAGLMGVEVYHPHHTPSQVDKLEQFCAEYGLLMTGGSDYHGPSIDGKQSSQLNQFHLPLELLEPLQAAAQQLR
- a CDS encoding cupin domain-containing protein codes for the protein MKIISLNHLPLESVSHNPAIQKKVMLKAGELPHLTNFSQAKFAPGQVAAAHVHGDMCEVFFVSEGSGLIRVNGTDYPIEMGTCIAIEPGEFHEVVNNSSDDLILTYFGLKIASH
- a CDS encoding PAS domain S-box protein, producing the protein MSSPVGLKILWVENTLNKDKPIETLLFASATLRSELTCIDSVEAAIAQLKQQRFDAIVLELSGDEIRELDRLHHLYEQSWMREFPGSSTHPVPGIVAVIEGEDEEFALKAIAAGAVGCLFTSELTEPLLMRTIQRGIQHRDRLIRDRQLEPPQKRLVQRQNDALLALTTSQRGKEGDFTKICQEITEVAAQTLEVERVSIWWYNSDRSAIRCVNLFESREQRHSDGLELFAHQYPNYFQALASNRAIAADDAHTHPATREFSDGYLTPLGIASMLDAPIRLGGRVVGVLCCEQMEIRRNWLLEDQQLISSLADFVALGMEECQRFRVQEELRHYQEHLEQLVADRTAKLQDTNQQLQAEIEQRQQTELALRNSESKYRSVVDHIKEVIFQTDQRGCWIFLNPAWTEMTGFTLEESLGQPFLAFIVEEDRSRGEEGLDLLTNDPLHYNCFEIQLWTQDKQRRWVHVCGSHYLDEAGTVLGLYGTLDDITERKQVEQALRESEERFRAIAQGTSVPLLISQISDGTIVYANQLLEELLGLSLSELIGQRTPDFYVNPSDRAVMLAQLKKERFLSGYELHIKKANGTPFWVLISIQFITFNGEAAMLTTLSDITYRKQAEEAIRDSERKYRDLVNTSQDLIWSVNQAGCWTFLNPATRHIYGYEPEEMLGRLFTEFQPPLAAQTDWQIFQQLLAGQSYSQYETEHFRKDGSTIYLSFNAVAFHDEQGNVLGVTGTATNITERKRTEDTLREQSQQATLGAEVGVALTQVGSLRQILQRCAVEIVRHLDSACVAIWTLDSGQNLELQASAGLCMPPEGDRTPLCQFNPQQIAELRQVYWSNDALTLPGAGDWLQQSELVAFAGYPLIVDDLVVGVMEIFANSPLTETTLEYLSTLADRMAIGIDRKQADLEQRMATERLQYLLRSSPAVIYSRKATGDHAVTFISDNVSALLGYDPKEFIENPNFWGNRVHPEESSRLQAGWTHLLEWGTNRDEYRFQHQKGEWRWMRDEQKLVRDEAGNPLEIVGYWADISDRKFAESALLETSARLDNILSSIDDTLWSVSVPNRTLLYMNQAAEKIYGRKVEEFFNNPNLWATVIHPEDSAQLEPLFDILTSPQSKDIEYRIVRPDGEIRWLRDRSRIIYDTSGTPIRIDGLATDITERKRYEAALEQERQQLRQIVTHAPVAMAMFDREMCYLAYSDRWCLDYQIPDQSLLGRSYYEIFPNLTPRWRNIHQQALTGTVMSSSEDVWENADGSQRYVSWAIHPWYSPDMAIGGIVMVSSEINELVKAREQALEAARLKSQFLANMSHEIRTPMNGVLGMTELLLRTQLTEQQQDFVKTLKISGENLLTLIDDILDFSKLEAGEMRLDHHEFDLNRTLEDTVDLFTLSAASKEIELAFLVALDVPRYLKGDASRLRQILTNLLGNAIKFTERGEVVITVNRADSTPEQSLEAPDGAARLSLTFSVRDSGIGIGPSDCKKLFQSFSQVDTSTTRKYGGTGLGLAICKQLTQLMGGEIGVESQLGVGSIFWFTVQFERVETIPPNLGFTQPSSLDAAGSILRGKKLLIVDDSPINRQVVRQQASHWGMEVSEAEDGLEAIKLLRKAVSTGNPFTLALLDMQMPKMDGEILGQLILTDPLLATTSLIMMTSINESYQARKFLDLGFSAYLIKPIKEARLLECLIRGISSDGYEGSSLSAAESGVAASAVPGNNWEPEEIKALNILLVEDTRINQKVVLNQLESLGFEADCANNGQEALDKMQVKEYNLVFMDCQMPVLDGYDATRAIRHREGDRRHMVVIGLTAYAMEGDRQKCLAAGMDDYLTKPVSVKDLQRAIRQWTHPSPTHAIASPGNQTPTEGPSVGGEPPIDEKHLLEVARGDRQFAVELLTAFIEDGKQYLEDARQALIQGDAVTLGRKAHQIQGGSATIAAIAMPSLAANLEKQAKDSNFEEAEELVGQLKRILNQIEKWVKDWSI